The DNA segment TCGACCACTGCTCGCGCTCCTGCACGGTGGGGTGCTTGCCGCCGCAGCAGATGGCCTCCAGCGGCAGGTCTACGTCCTTGAGCGCCGCCCACAGGTCCGAATACTCGCGCAGGCCCTTGCCGTCCGACCGGTAATAGAGCACCGGAAGGCGGCCGGGGCCGAAGAAGTACGGCGGGTAGACCACGCAGTGCGTGCGGTCCACCATCGTCAGGATCATGTCCAGGTGGATCGCCGGGCTCTCGCTGGGTAGCACGACGACCAGCACGTGCTCCACCCCCGCGCGGTCCCTGAGCCCTTCGACCAGGCCCTCGATCGCCGCCGGGCTGGAGCGCTCGGAGAGGCCCACCATTGCCAGGTCCGGGCGCAGGATCAGGACGTCGCCGCCCTCGATCGTGTAGTTGCTGCGGTGCTCCTCGGTGCCGTCGTAGATGAGGCCGGCATTGTTGAGCATGGGGTGGTAGGTGAAGAGCGCCTTCATCAGCAGCTCCTCGGTCCACCGCACCGCGTAGCGCATGGCCCCGATGATCACGGCGTCGTTGACCACCATGGCCGCGTCGCGCGTGAAGAAGAGGTTGGGCAGCGGCGGCAGCTCGTAGCTGACCTTGTGCAGCAGCTTGGAGATGGGCCCCGGCGCGCTCTCGCGCCCCTCGATGAAGCGGGCGATCAGCTCCTCGCCCGGCGTCTCCAGGATCTCGCCCTGCAGCGGCTCCGACGCCGCGACCTCCATCACCCGCTCCGTGAGGAACTTGCGCACCTCGGGCTGGTCGATGATGTCGGCCAGCAGGTCGCGCACCTCCAGCACGTCGGCGAAGCGCGAGAGCAGGGCCTTGAAGCGGTGGTGCTCCCGCCGCGCCTGCTCCACGTCGATGATGTCGTCGTAGAGGAACTGCTCTCGGTTGCTGGGCGTGACCGCCAGCAGCTCGTGCCCGGGCGTGTGGCAGATCACCGTGCGGAGATGTCCGATCTCCGAGGTGACGCGCACGCGCGCGGGCTGCGAGAGGGTTTCGGTTCTCTTCATAGCCGGGGAATCTAGCGGCCCCGCCGATCCCGGCGCAACTCGACTGCGCCGTTATATGGAGGCAGGTTCAGCGGTCCAGCCAAAGGAGATTCACGACGGCACGGCCTATGAACACAGCAAATATCCTCAGGGGCGAGAAATCGAACATGCGTAATTTCGGCTATTCACGTGGCGGGAAAAGTATTGGTCGGGGTTGTAATAGCGGTGCATTTTAGCTGCACTCGTCCCGGCTAGGCATCAGGTTAGTTGTGGATTTCTGCGCTAAGATCTTCCTCCATCACCCGTGTCTAGGTACTCCGATGCGATTACTCCTTACGCTGTCAGCGCTTGCAGTTCTGGTGCTTCCCGCCAGCGCAGTATCGCAATCGCAATCAAACCCCAACCCAATCACAACGTATCAGTTCAATGTGTCAGTCCCTGTATACGACTGTGATTTTGCCGGCCAGAACTTGTCATCAACTCCTAAGTTTCCGCCCGCCGGGGCGAAGTTTTACTACCTAGATGAGGTGCCAGGTCCAGGAATTCCGCCGCGGCCTGTCCAAGTGATCATCGAATTTCTCAGCTGGTCAGATTCCACTCTAAAACAGACATTCAACGTACTCTCGTCTGAAGAAGCTCGGGAGCGAAAAGGCTCCGCTGGGGCGGGAGATCCGCGGTTCTTTTGTATCAGCAAACCGCTCTTCGACCGCGCTGCATCACGTATCTACAAGGCGGGGTTAGGGTCAGTAGATCTAGCTGTCGGTGCACTCGTGATGCCTATCAAGATGCGTGGTATCAATCGTCCCTTCGACTTTTCTAAAGACTTAACAATTGGAACCGTCGCGGGTCCCCGCTTCCGACTCAACAATCAGCGCGATCTCTACGGCTCACTGCTGGTTGGGGCTGGGATTACAGCTGTCACGCTCACGCCCGAGAACACGCATAACGCGGTAGACAAGGCCACTGATCGCGCTGCCCTCACGTTAACGTTTGGCCCGATGTTAGAAGTGAATCGCTTCCAATTTGGCGTGATGTTTGGCTGGGATCGAATTTCAAATCCGAACCAAAGCAACTGGATTTATCAAGGTCGTCCGTGGCTTTCTCTAGGACTCGGGTACTCACTGTTGTCCGCTCCTCCAGCAACTCCTGCGTCAGGCGGGCAGAAGTAGAGGCCAGGAGGCCCACAGATTAGGCCCGACGGCAGCTAAGGGAAACCACTTAGCTGCTGTCTAACATGCCTACCTGGTGCGGACCGCCCAACGTATTCGCCCGTTTCTGCCCAAGCGACCAGAGTGCCTGAACATCATCCTGCTACTGACGCCGCTACTCCTACTACTGGCACAGTATTCATCATTATAGAACCACCCCCAAAAGGTTTCCCAAATTCGCTAGGGTGGCGTCAGAAACCAATGTGCGCCTAATATTGCGCGTTGATGAGACCGCTCATCAGCCGACGACCCTTGATGCAGGCTTACACACCTCTACAAGATGCATCCCTGGACAATAACATCCTTAGGTTTTGATAACTTGTCGCCACGACATACCGGCCATCAAAGAGCCTGTCTGACAAACCCCTCGCTTCGACGGGACGAAAAATCCGAGCCCCACAATTGCCCTGAGAGCCACGATCTCCTCGCGGGGATACATCGAAGGACCCCCTAAAATGGGCTCTCATTGGGCTCGGGCGGGTTTGTCGGACAGGCTCCAAAACCTTCCATAACAAAGACGACAAAAGTCACTGCTATAATTTCGACAGCTAATATGGCCACGCACGCCGCGCGCGGATTGGGTCAGCGAGGCAGCGCTTGGTCGAAAGCAGCGGCGGCAGCTTTCGCCGGTGCCGCCTAGTGATGCTTCTAAGTGGTGATGTCAGGCGCCAAGATCCGGCAGCCCGTCTGCGCGGGCTGCATCTTCAGCATAGTGCGATCGGAAGCGCCGCGGCCGCCGGGTTGGTTCACGTCCCGGGTGATCTCGCAGCCCTATCCCCCGCAGTGCGCAGCACGAGTCCGCCAGAACCTCAGCAGCGAGGAGGCGAGCCGCAGAACCTGGAACCCGCGGCATCCGTGGAAGCCGTGCCTTCCCCCGCTTGCGGGAGGGCAGGTGAGTCTTGCGAGCCGGGTGAGTCTTGCGAGCCGGGTGAGTCTTGCGAGCCGGGTGAGTCTTGCGAGCCGGGTGAGTCTTGCGAGCCGGGTGAGGGCCCATCCCGGTCCCGCCTCGATCTCTGCCCTGCCGCTCCCTCAGCCCGCCTCCTACCCTACCTCCCGCTCAACGCGAACGAAAGCCCTTCCAGTTCCAGCGTCACGTCCACGTTCCGCAGCGTCACCGAGCCGGGTGCGCGCAGCCGGATCGGCGCGAAGTTGAGGATGCCGCGCACGCCCGCCTTCACCAGCCGGTCCACCACCGCCTGCGCCGCCTCGGCGGGGACGGCGACGATGGCCATCTGGATGCCGGCACCGCGGAGCATGTCCTCCAGCTCCTCGTCGGGCCGCACCACCAGGCCGCCCCAAGTGGCGCCCACCTTCGCGGGGTCGCTGTCGAACACGGCGCGGATGTGGAAGCCCCGCTGCTGGAAGTCGCGGTACGAGAAGAGCGCCGAGCCGATCTTTCCGGCGCCCACCAGCGCCACGTTCCACTGCTGGTTCAGCCCCAGGATCTCCTGGATGGAGCGCAGCAGCTCGGGCACGTCGTAGCCCAGCCCCCGCTTGCCGAACGACCCGAAGAGCGACAGGTCCTTGCGCACCTGCGCCGACGTGGTGCCTCCCCGCTCCGCCAGCTCGCCGCTGGAGATGGTGTCGGTACCGGCCGCCTGCGCCTCCTGGAGGAAGCGGAGGTACAGCGAGAGACGTCGCACCGCGGAATCGGAGATCTTCTTCATCTGCAAAGCTGAGCGGAACCGCCTGGGCACGGAGCCCATCTTGTGAAAACATTCACAAGATAAATCCGCATCCGCCCAACGTCAACGCTCCTCACCCGCCGATCATCGGCGTAGGCGGGTGGTTACGTGTCTACCACCTCGGACGGAGAGAGTCTGACCCGCATCTCCCGAAGAATCCGGGGAGGCGAATGGAGCATCGAACGAGGATCGCCCAAGGAGGGAGATGCGCATCTCCCCACGTCTACAAATCTCAGCCGCCGGT comes from the Longimicrobiaceae bacterium genome and includes:
- a CDS encoding arginine deiminase family protein, which gives rise to MKRTETLSQPARVRVTSEIGHLRTVICHTPGHELLAVTPSNREQFLYDDIIDVEQARREHHRFKALLSRFADVLEVRDLLADIIDQPEVRKFLTERVMEVAASEPLQGEILETPGEELIARFIEGRESAPGPISKLLHKVSYELPPLPNLFFTRDAAMVVNDAVIIGAMRYAVRWTEELLMKALFTYHPMLNNAGLIYDGTEEHRSNYTIEGGDVLILRPDLAMVGLSERSSPAAIEGLVEGLRDRAGVEHVLVVVLPSESPAIHLDMILTMVDRTHCVVYPPYFFGPGRLPVLYYRSDGKGLREYSDLWAALKDVDLPLEAICCGGKHPTVQEREQWSSGCNFVAVRPGVVLGYTRNEATMREMEREAGFKIIGALDFLTGEVELEDDDRAVIAFEGAELVRGGGGGRCMTLPVCRDDAW
- a CDS encoding redox-sensing transcriptional repressor Rex; this encodes MGSVPRRFRSALQMKKISDSAVRRLSLYLRFLQEAQAAGTDTISSGELAERGGTTSAQVRKDLSLFGSFGKRGLGYDVPELLRSIQEILGLNQQWNVALVGAGKIGSALFSYRDFQQRGFHIRAVFDSDPAKVGATWGGLVVRPDEELEDMLRGAGIQMAIVAVPAEAAQAVVDRLVKAGVRGILNFAPIRLRAPGSVTLRNVDVTLELEGLSFALSGR